The Dyadobacter sandarakinus DNA window AGGATTTTCATTTCTATTATTTTAGCGAAAATAACATATCAAAAACTAACATTTGCCCTATCCAGCTCCATACCCAGCATTTCGTACCGTTTTGATGTCCGTGTGCATCAGCCTGGCAGGCATGCTGTTTTCGTGTCAGCCGGCTATTGACCGCCAGAATGCCGGAGTCGCCATTTCTTTTGACGATCAGTTTATCCATGAATGGCACAGCCTGCGTCCCTTGTTCCGGAAGTATGGAGCCCGGGCAACTTTCTTTGTGACCTGCGGGGATACGCTCACCCGGGAGCAGGTGATCAAGTTACAGGAGCTGGAAAATGATGGCCATGAAATAGGTTTTCACGGGTCAATTCATGGGAAATCTACGGAGCTGATCAATGCCCTGGGACCTGCTAAATATGCCGAGCAGGAGCTGTCGCCTGGTCTGGGTTACCTGGCAGCAGCAGGTTTTCATCCGCGCAGCTACGCACATCCCGGCGGCAACCACAATGCACAGGTCGACTCGGTACTGTTTTCAAAAGGTTTCAGCATACTGCGGGATGTGGCAGTTTCAAAGAGAAGGCTTTTTGGATTTCAGTGGTATGCAGTAGCGCCCCGGCTGATCAGAAGTATTTTTTACCATTTTGACCAACAAAAAGAAGTAAATGCATTGCTGATTGACACGGATCAGCAACTGTCCGGAGCGGAAATCGCTGAGGCGATACAAGCCGCCAGTGAAAATGGAGACGCGCTACTGCTTTTTGGCCACAAACCTTTACACAAAAAACCGCAGGCCGGCGAGTACGGTTTTGATGTAGCATTACTTGAAGCAATTTTGAAAGAAGCGGCAAGGCAGCAGGTGAAGTTTTACACCATGTCTGAACTGCCCGGAATCAGCAGGGAGGAGTAAGCTTACCTTCCGAATTTGCGGTCCTTGAATGCAAGCAGCGGTTTTTCCAGAAAAGCAAAGGAGAGCGATGCTACACCGACAGATCCCCCCAATGCAAGCAGATACAGCACAACCTGGTACTGTACAGTACTCCAATGCGGTGCCACCCGGCTCAGTATATTGATTACCAGAACAATGACTGCTACGTGGTAAATGTAAAGTCCATAGGAGATTTTTCCCAGGTGGTTCATGACCGGGTTTTCCAGGCTGATCACCGTAGCCGGGTTACAGGAGACATTGAGCACGAAGAATGCAAAAAACAAGGCATATACTTCCAGGAAGCCGGTAAAGTGTACGCCGGAAAAAAACAGCAAGGCTAATATCAGGTAGGTAGTCCATTGGACATCTTTCCTGAAAATAAAACTCAGAAAACGGTCCTTTTGTTTGAAAACGATCCACGCGCAAACTCCGCCGAGTGCCATTGTCTGGATCCTGAACTGGCCGATAAATGTTGTGATCATCGCATATTTTGCATCTTCTCCGGCATCGCTGTAATACAAACCCAAAAGAAGGAGCAAAGCTGTCACTGCAAGAAAGAAAACGAAGATCAGCAGCCTTTTGCGCGGGTATTTGATCAGCCAGGGCCACAGGTAATAAAATTGCTCTTCGACACCGATGGACCAGGTTTGGGCGCACCAGTAGGGAAGGTCGTACAGGACAAATGCATAGTTGGGCAAAACCAAAAAGAGTAATCCCAGTCGCTCGGCGGCATGCGTGTGCAGCTTCGGCGCTGTGCCGGGATAATGCATCAGGTCAAGATGCGGGAAAATAAAGAAGGAGAGGATAATGATTACAAAGTAAACAGGCCAGATCCTGAAAATACGTCTCAGGTAAAACTTGCCCGTATCCACATTACCAAACCGGGATTTTTCGTCGAGCAGCAGATAAGTAATGAGGAAGCCGCTTAAAACGAAGAACAATCCGACTCCCAGCCGGCCGGCATGCTGCACAATAGGCTGCTCGTACAGGTTGGTAATACCGAGTGCATGTTTGGCCTGTTCAAGATGGTGTACAACCACGAGTAATGCAGCAATGCAGCGTATTCCGTTGAGATTGGGGAAGTAACGTCTTTTTTCCACGCGTGCGTTTTGCTCAGTCAGGATTTAGTCAAACCACGACATCCATTTACCCTGAACTTTCATAACCTGCTCAATAAGGTCGCGGACCGCGCCGTGCCCGCCATTTTTTGGAGAAATATAATCTGCCAGCGCCAGGATTTCTTCGGAGGAGTCGGCCGGACAAGCTGCAAGGACGCCGGTGCGCATCACTTCATAGTCGGGCAGGTCGTCGCCCATGAAGACGATCTCATCCTCCGACAAATTCATTTTTTGCAGATATTCTTTGAAAACAGGGAGCTTTCCGTCCGGCGAGGTGCCGATAAAAATGTCTGTCACACCAAGGTATTCGAGCCTCTTGCGAACACCAAGCTGATTTTGAGCTGAAATAATAGCAACGCGGTATCCCAGTTTCACTGCGCGGTTAATGCCATAGCCGTCTTTCACATTAAATGTCCTGGGTTGCTCACCGGTTTCCAGTGCAATCACACTGCCGTCCGTCATCACCCCGTCAATGTCAAAAATGAAAGTAGTAATTCGTGCGAGGCGCTCGGTCAGCTCTGGGTTCATGCAGGATCATATTGGTGTACCGTGCAAATATAGGCGAACTTTTCCCTGCACAAATGGCGGTGCCTATTTTGCAATGTAGAAGTCCCTGATTTTGTCGGTCAGGACCCGGTAAATTTCTATCCAGTCTTGATTGGTTTCCTGCAGGTATTCGAGGTGGCGGGATGTTGTTTTCCAATCACCGCGGCGTGCCGGCCCGGTCTGGCCGGGAGCCGGGTCGACAGCCAGCAGTACTTTGTTGACGGTAGTCCGGATCAATGGTTTGAGGAGTTCAAAGCTGATCTGCTCGCGTTCGAGGAGGTTATGCGAAACAGTAAACAGGTAGTTGGTAAAGTTGCTCGCAAAAACGGCTCCTACATGCAGGATAAAACGCTCATCAGAGTCCATGCGCGTCACGGAATCACTGATGCTTTCTGCCAGCTTTATGAGCCGGCTTTCTATCAGCTCATTCCGGGATTCAATGCAGAAGGGAATTTCCCTGTAGTACATCTCTACTCCCTTTGTGAATGTTTGTAAGGGATAAAATACGCCGGTATGCACATACACGTCACTATATACCTCAACCAGCTTCTGAAATTCGGCCAGGGAGCGGGTACCCGAGGTGTGCGCCAGGATGGCATTCTCGGGAAGTACGATCTGCTCGATGACATGCTCGATCGCGTCGTCGGATACAGCGATGATGATCAGCTCGGCCTCACTTTCTGAAAAGTTGAGGTCCGGCTGGACGTTGGTATCATACAGGCTGGAAGCAAGCAGCCGGGCATGATCGGGATTGCGGCTATATACTTCGCAAATCCAGTGCCCCGCATTTTCGAAGGCCTGTGCCAGATGCCAGGCTACGTTTCCGGCGCCTATGAAGGAGATTTTCATGCAGCAGAATAGATGGTTGGATCAAGATATCGGGATAAAACGGGCTTCGCAAATGTGCCTGACCTAAAAAGGGCCTTGTAGCTTCCTTTCGTACGAATTTCCGGACTTACTTGTAATTCAATTTGTTAAACTCTATATTTGCACTCCCATTTTCCAATGGACTGTCTTGTTGCAGTGTAAAATATTGAAAATCAATCAAATTTTTTGTTAATCGTGGATACGTTAAGCTACAAAACCATCTCGGCGAACAAAAACACAGTGAACAAGGAGTGGATAGTTGTGGATGCTAAAGATGCAGTTCTTGGCCGTTTGGCCAGTGAAATTGCGAAAATCATCAGAGGCAAACACAAGCCAAGTTACACTCCGCATGTTGACTGTGGTGATAACGTTATCGTTATCAACGCCGATAAAATCAAGTTGACAGGTAAAAAACTGACGGACAAGATCTATGTACGTCACACAGGTTACCCGGGAGGTCAGCGTTTTCAGACTCCCCGTGAGTTGCTCGAAAAGCATCCTGAGCGTGTGATCGAGAAAGCCGTACGCGGCATGCTTCCAAAGAACCGTTTGGGACGTCGTTTATTTACAAACCTGTTTGTTTACGCTGCCGCAGAACACCCGCACAGCGCACAGCAACCAAAGCAAATCCAATTGTAATTCATGGAAGTGATCAACACAATAGGTAGAAGAAAAACAGCTGTGGCACGTATCTACATGGTGCCAGGCAAAGGAGATATCAAAGTAAACGGCCGCGATTACAAAGAGTATTTCCCATTTGAAGTACACCAGATTGTTCTTCAGCAGCCTTTCGCTACGATCAGCGGAGGTAATGGATACGACATTAAAGTAAACGTAAGAGGTGGTGGTATTTCAGGTCAGGCGGAAGCAATCCGTATGGCGGTTTCCCGTGCCCTGGTTGAATACAATGCTGAGTTCCGCGGACCATTGAAGAAAGAAGGATTCCTTACCCGCGACCCGCGTATGGTTGAGCGTAAGAAATACGGACGTGCTAAGGCCCGCCGCAGATTCCAGTTCTCGAAACGTTAATAGTAGGGGGTCATTTTTAGTCAAAAGAGTCAAGTGTAGTCAGGAGTGGTCATTTGTTGTTTTTTTAGTTTTAAACAACACTTGACAATACATGACAAAACCTGACAACAAATGACCAAAACTTGTCCAGACAGTACTTATCGTGCCCGATGTGCTGTGCTGCGTAAATGAAAAAACTATTCTAAAACAAAATTTGGCAATGGCACAAATAGAGTATAAAGAACTATTGGATGCAGGTGTGCATTTTGGCCACCTTACCCGTAAATGGGATCCGAAAATGGCTCCGTATATATTTATGGAGAAGAACGGTATCCACATCATTGACCTGAATAAAACTTTGAGCTGCCTTAATGATGCAGAAGCCGCATTGAAGCAGATCGTTCGTTCAGGACGTAAGATCATGTTTGTTGCTACCAAGAAACAAGCTCAGGAAATTGTAACCGAAGAGGCAAAACGTCTGAAGATGCCTTACGTTACTGATCGCTGGCTGGGTGGTATGCTTACAAACTTTGGCACGATTCGCAAGTCTTTGAAAAAAATGCAGACTCTCGAGAAGATGCTGAAAGACGAAACCACGGTTAGCAATATCGCGAAGAGAGAACGCCTGATGCTTACACGTGAAAAGGATAAACTGGAACGAGTACTGGGTGGTGTAGCGGACCTTACTCGCCTTCCGGCAGCCCTTTTCATCGTTGATGTGAAACGTGAACACATTGCAGTTGCAGAAGCAAAAAGATTGAACATCCCTATTTTTGCAATCTGCGATACCAACTCCAACCCTGAACTGGTTGATTTCCCGATCCCAAGCAATGACGATGCTTACAAAGCCATTTCATTGATTACCCTGGCGGTTGGTAAAGCGATCGAAGAAGGTCTGATGGAGCGTAAACAAGATAAAGACGATCAGCGTCTGGTTGAAGAAGAAGAGGCAAAACGCCAGGTTGACAAAGGCGGCGAAGAAGCTGCTGCTGCACCTCAGGCGGCTGCCAGCGTGGAAGTAGCTGAAAGTGATGAAGAGTAATCAGGGCGATAGGGAACTGGCGTAAAAACCGGTCCTGTTGGAACGATAAAGTAGCCCATAGCCAATTTGCTATGGGCTACAGTTTTTTTAGATCAGAGCGGACTAATTTGTTAACCATTTGATCATCATGGTTTAACAACAACATTCCAAATTCATTTATAAATAATTTCATTCAAATCATGGCAATTACTGCACAAGATGTAAACAAACTTCGTCAGATGACTGGCGCAGGCATGATGGACTGTAAAAAGGCACTTCAGGAAGCTGATGGTGACTTTGACAAAGCTGTCGATATTCTCCGTAAGCAAGGACAGAAAGTAGCAGCCAAACGTGCTGACAATGCAGTTTCCGAAGGTACTGTACTGATCAAAATCAGCGAAGACGGAACAAACGGCAAGCTTATTGCCCTGGCTTGTGAAACAGAGCCTGTATCCAATGTCGAGGATTTTAAAAATCTTGCACAAAGCATTCTTGACAAAGCTGTTTCGGATAACATCAGCGATAAGGAAGCATTGCTTTCAGCTACCTTGGCTGACGGGCGTCCTGTGTCCGAGCACATCGTTGACCTGGTTGGAAAGCTGGGCGAAAAGCTGGAAATCATTGCATATGAAAATGTTACAGCTGACAAGGTTGTTCCTTACATCCACTCCAATGGTAAACTGGGTGTGCTGGTAGCATTTGAAGGTGCAAACGACGCGGATGTAAGTGAACTGGGCAAAGATGTTGCCATGCAGATTGCAGCCATGAAGCCGATCGCACTTGACAAAGATGGTATTGATGCAGCTACTATCGAGCGTGAAATTGAAGTTGGAAAAGAGCAGGCACGTGCAGAAGGCAAGCCGGAAGCCATGCTTGAGAAAATCGCTCAGGGTAAACTTCAGAAGTTCTATAAAGACAATACGCTGCTGAACCAGGAGTTTGTAAAAGACGGATCACTTACAATCCGCCAGTTGCTGGAGAAAACAGCTAAGGGTTTAAATGTCAAGACCTTTAAGCGTATCGCTATCGGAGGATAAGTTTTTAAAATAAAATAATAACGACAAACGCCTGGTATATACTTGTATACCAGGCGTTGTTTTTTAATATTTACGGAATAAGTAAGACGAAAACTACACACGCTTACCGAAAACGCATGATTGAACCTTCTACCCACACCACACGTCGTACACTGTCTGACGAAGAGCTGATCAGACTTTTTCTTACCTCCCGCGACAATGCTCATTTCGAGCGGCTTTACAAACGCTATGTTGTAAAGGTGCACCAAAAATGCCTGACTTTGATCAAGGATCCGGTGCTGGCGCAGGATCTCACCCAGGAGGTTTTTTATAAGCTTCACCAAAAGCTGGACACCTTCAGGCAAAGTGCGCGGTTCTCTACCTGGCTTTATTCCATTACTTACAACATGTGCATGGATCAGGTACGTATTTCGGGCAGAAACATCATTAATCTCCATGGCGACATGACGGAGTTTGAGGATGCGTCAGAGGACCTGATGCTGGATGAAGGAGAGCTGAGTATCGACATGCTGAGAAGTGCGCTTACCAAGCTCAAACTCGACGAAAGGGCCATGCTTTACATGAAATACCTCGACAACAAAAGCATCCGGGATATTGCGCAGATCTTTGAGATCAATGAAAGTGCAGTGAAAATGCGCCTGATGAGATGCCGTGAGAAGCTCAGGAAAAAGTACTTTCAATCCCTTCATTTTAATTAAGAATCCTTTTTCGGATTGATGGAAATTGCGTTAATTAACAGCGCAAAGCCATTTTTTTACAGCATTATGTCTCCTCAGATTGTTCATTCGGAAGGAGGCAGGCCATGCTTGTAAAGTTTACAAAATCCATTGAGAATGAATTTACAATTGAAGCCGGTCCTTCTGGCTTGCGCTATTTTTATGTCCGCCGCGCTGGCAGGACACGCGCAGAACACCGTTGACCTTACCAATGCCATCAATGCTGCAAGATTCAAGGCTGCCAAAGATACCGTCTGGAAAAAAATGGAATTTGGAGCAAATCTTAATCAGGGATCATTCAGCTCAAACTGGACAGGCGGCGGTGTTAATTCCGTAGCTGTTGGCTTGATGTTCAATGCATTAAGTGAAAGGAAGCAAGGTAAAAATGCCTGGCGAAATGATTTTCAGTCGCAATACGGGGTAGTACGCAACAAGGGCCAGCAAAGCCGCAAAAACCTGGATCGCATTTTCTTTGATACCAAATACAATCGCGAGCTATCTCATAAATGGAGCCTGTTTGCCAACCTGAACCTGCTGTCGCAATTTGCCCCGGGTTACGACTACCAAACAATCGGTGATTCTATCAGTATCAAAAGGAAGGTGTCGGGTCTGTTTTCACCGGCTTACCTCACAGAGGCGGTCGGTATCGAGTTTCGTCCGGTTCCGTACTTCTTTCTTGATTTCGCGCCTGGTGCATTGCGCCAGACAATCGTAGCCGACAAGGATCTTTATGTAAATACACCCGATCAGAAGAATTATGGCGTGCCTATCGGCAAGACTGTGCGTACCGAAGCGGCATTAATTCAGCTTGTAGCTAATTTTGACAAGGATATTGCAAAGAATGTGAATCTGAAATTCCGGTACCTGATGTATTCAAGCTTCCGCGATCCATTAAATGCCGATCAGCGGCTGGATGCCATGCTGACTGCAAAGATCAATAAGTACGTCAATGTCAATCTGGGTGCAATACTGGTTTATGATGAGGACCAGAGTGACAGAATACAGTTTGCCCAGGCACTAAGCATAGGGTTTCTTTATTCCTTCTGATTTCCAATTAATTTTAGCTTACCTGCATTCAGGAACTTCAAACGTTTAGTCCCAAGGGAATGTAGCTGGTCTGATGGGCAGAAGTAATTGGTGCTGTTTTTAAAAAGATCATCCTACCGTAGACCAGGTTTAAAGAAGATTATAAGAAAGAGGCTGCCCGGCAGCCTCTTTTTATTTGGCCGGACCTACCGCAGGGTAACTTTTTTTACGGAAAACGCATACCTTCGTATTGTTTCGGGCATATCAACTTTAACCATTATTCGGTGCAAAATAAGGTTACAATTCTTGGTGGAGGTGAAAGCGGAGTAGGAGCAGCTATTTTGGCTGCTGCGCAGGGTTTTGAGGTTTTCTTGTCAGACTCCGGGCCGATCAGCGATAAGTACCTAGCGATATTGGACGAGCGGGAAATCTTTTTCGAGCAGGGCGGACATTCACCGGCAAGAATACTTGAAAGTGACCTTGTTATCAAAAGTCCGGGTATTCCCGACAGTGTACCCCTGGTTCGGGCACTGCTGGATAAAGGTACTCCGGTAATATCAGAAATAGAATTTGCATCAAGGTACACCAATGCCAGGCTGATTGCCATCACCGGAAGCAATGGAAAAACTACCACTACTTTACTGACTTACCATTTGCTGAAAACTGCCGGGTTGCAGGTAGGATTGGCGGGAAATGTCGGGGACAGCTTTGCCTGGCAGGTAGCTGAGCAGCATTTTGACCACTACGTGCTGGAAGTCAGCAGCTTTCAGCTGGACAATATTGACAAGTTCAGGCCTTATATCTCCATTCTGTTGAACATTACGCCCGATCACCTGGATCGTTACGGCTACGAATTCCAGAACTATGTGGATTCCAAATTCAACATCATACGCAACCAGACTCCGGACGATTTCCTCATTTACTTTGACGGAAGCGACGTCATAAAAAAAGAGCTGGAAAAAAGGGCTGTCCAGCCCGAGCCGGTAGCTATATCCATTGAGCATGAGGTGCAGGCGGGATCTTATCTTTCCGGCAACACACTGATCAGTCAGATACAGGGAAGAAAATTTGAACAATCATTTTCAGAACTACCGGTCAAAGGTCCGCATAATGCGATCAATGCACTGGCTGCCATCTCCGCTGCCATGCTGGTAGGTATTGAAGAAAATGTGATACAGGAAGGAATGAAATCCTTCAAAAATGCTCCGCACCGGCTGGAAGAAGTAGCTGTAAGTGCTGGTGTCACATACATTAACGATTCGAAAGCGACGAACGTCGATTCCGTATATTATGCATTGGGAAGTTTTGACAAGCCGGTGATCCTGATTGCAGGAGGAGTGGATAAAGGGAACGACTATGACCAGATCAGGGATATGGTGCAGGATAAAGTGAAAGGGCTTATCATTCTGGGTAAAAAAATTGACAAGCTGCGGGATTACTTTTCAGGAATAGTTTCTGAAATTTATCCTACACAGGACATACAGGATGCGGTACGCAAGGCCAGAGAATGGAGCAATCCCGGTGATATCGTGCTGCTTTCGCCCGCCTGTGCCAGTTTTGATCTTTTTAAGAATTATGAAGACCGGGGTGATCAGTTTAAGGCTGCTGTCCGGAGTATGATCGGGGAATAAGGCTAGTTGAGGATACAGAATGAATTTTTTACAAAAGCTCAGGGAAGATACGCAGGTATGGTTTATCAAAAACCTCAAAGGTGACCCCTGGATCTGGGGTACCTGCATTGTCATGCTTTTCTGGAGTGTGGTAGTGGTGTACAGCGCGAGTGTCAAAGATGCTTACAGCCAGATGGGCGGTAATACGGAGTACTTCCTGTATAAACATGTGCTGTTATGCATTATTTCACTGGTGGTCATGTACTTCGTGCATAAGATACCCTACATCAAGTTTGTATATGTTACCCGGCTGGCACTTTGGAGCTCAATCCTGCTGCTGCTCTTTACACTTTTTTTTGGTACCTCGGTCAATGAAGCCGCACGCTGGATCGAGATCCCGGTGATTGGTCAGCGGTTTCAACCTTCGGAATGGGCCAAAGTCGCCCTGATTGCCCACTTATCCTTGATCCTTGCACGCCATATCAAAGGTGGCTGGAATACCCGCGAACTGCTTCTTGAACCCCTGGCTCTGGTAGCGCTCGTTTGTGGCCTGATTTTCAGCAGCAATGTATCTACCGCGGTTATGCTGGCAGGAATATGCTTTATGCTGATGTTTGTAGGAAAAGTACCTGTCCAGTACCTGCTGTTTACTATGCTTGGACTGGTCTTCTTTGCCGCGTGCGCTATTTTACTTAAAAAAACACAGCGTTCCGGCACAGCTCAGAGCAGGATTGCCACTTTCCTTGACAATGATGTGGTAGTGTACCAGTCACAGCAATCCTATATGGCGATGGCCAGGGGCGGATTATATGGAGAAGGAGTGGCAAAAAGCCGCCAGCGCCGCTTTCTGCCTGAACCACAGAAAGATTTCATCTTTGCCGTGGCCGTGGAAGAATATGGTACGCTGGGCGGATCTTTCCTGATTGTTTTGTACCTCATACTGCTCTATCGCGGTCTCAAAGCCATTGAAGCCACGAAGAGGCCATTTGGAGGGCTGCTATCTGCCGGATTGACGTTTGTCATCGTGAGTCAGGCATTTTCGGCTATGGCTGTTACGGTAGGGCTGGTACCGGTAACCGGGCAAACACTTCCGTTTTTCAGTCAGGGAGGAACGTCCCTGATTTTTACAGGTATATCCATGGGGATGATCCTGAGTGTGAGCCGGGGAGAGATTGTTGAAGAAAAAAGAAT harbors:
- a CDS encoding polysaccharide deacetylase family protein yields the protein MSVCISLAGMLFSCQPAIDRQNAGVAISFDDQFIHEWHSLRPLFRKYGARATFFVTCGDTLTREQVIKLQELENDGHEIGFHGSIHGKSTELINALGPAKYAEQELSPGLGYLAAAGFHPRSYAHPGGNHNAQVDSVLFSKGFSILRDVAVSKRRLFGFQWYAVAPRLIRSIFYHFDQQKEVNALLIDTDQQLSGAEIAEAIQAASENGDALLLFGHKPLHKKPQAGEYGFDVALLEAILKEAARQQVKFYTMSELPGISREE
- a CDS encoding acyltransferase family protein; the protein is MEKRRYFPNLNGIRCIAALLVVVHHLEQAKHALGITNLYEQPIVQHAGRLGVGLFFVLSGFLITYLLLDEKSRFGNVDTGKFYLRRIFRIWPVYFVIIILSFFIFPHLDLMHYPGTAPKLHTHAAERLGLLFLVLPNYAFVLYDLPYWCAQTWSIGVEEQFYYLWPWLIKYPRKRLLIFVFFLAVTALLLLLGLYYSDAGEDAKYAMITTFIGQFRIQTMALGGVCAWIVFKQKDRFLSFIFRKDVQWTTYLILALLFFSGVHFTGFLEVYALFFAFFVLNVSCNPATVISLENPVMNHLGKISYGLYIYHVAVIVLVINILSRVAPHWSTVQYQVVLYLLALGGSVGVASLSFAFLEKPLLAFKDRKFGR
- a CDS encoding KdsC family phosphatase, whose protein sequence is MNPELTERLARITTFIFDIDGVMTDGSVIALETGEQPRTFNVKDGYGINRAVKLGYRVAIISAQNQLGVRKRLEYLGVTDIFIGTSPDGKLPVFKEYLQKMNLSEDEIVFMGDDLPDYEVMRTGVLAACPADSSEEILALADYISPKNGGHGAVRDLIEQVMKVQGKWMSWFD
- a CDS encoding Rossmann-like and DUF2520 domain-containing protein; the encoded protein is MKISFIGAGNVAWHLAQAFENAGHWICEVYSRNPDHARLLASSLYDTNVQPDLNFSESEAELIIIAVSDDAIEHVIEQIVLPENAILAHTSGTRSLAEFQKLVEVYSDVYVHTGVFYPLQTFTKGVEMYYREIPFCIESRNELIESRLIKLAESISDSVTRMDSDERFILHVGAVFASNFTNYLFTVSHNLLEREQISFELLKPLIRTTVNKVLLAVDPAPGQTGPARRGDWKTTSRHLEYLQETNQDWIEIYRVLTDKIRDFYIAK
- the rplM gene encoding 50S ribosomal protein L13, giving the protein MDTLSYKTISANKNTVNKEWIVVDAKDAVLGRLASEIAKIIRGKHKPSYTPHVDCGDNVIVINADKIKLTGKKLTDKIYVRHTGYPGGQRFQTPRELLEKHPERVIEKAVRGMLPKNRLGRRLFTNLFVYAAAEHPHSAQQPKQIQL
- the rpsI gene encoding 30S ribosomal protein S9 codes for the protein MEVINTIGRRKTAVARIYMVPGKGDIKVNGRDYKEYFPFEVHQIVLQQPFATISGGNGYDIKVNVRGGGISGQAEAIRMAVSRALVEYNAEFRGPLKKEGFLTRDPRMVERKKYGRAKARRRFQFSKR
- the rpsB gene encoding 30S ribosomal protein S2, translated to MAQIEYKELLDAGVHFGHLTRKWDPKMAPYIFMEKNGIHIIDLNKTLSCLNDAEAALKQIVRSGRKIMFVATKKQAQEIVTEEAKRLKMPYVTDRWLGGMLTNFGTIRKSLKKMQTLEKMLKDETTVSNIAKRERLMLTREKDKLERVLGGVADLTRLPAALFIVDVKREHIAVAEAKRLNIPIFAICDTNSNPELVDFPIPSNDDAYKAISLITLAVGKAIEEGLMERKQDKDDQRLVEEEEAKRQVDKGGEEAAAAPQAAASVEVAESDEE
- the tsf gene encoding translation elongation factor Ts, whose amino-acid sequence is MAITAQDVNKLRQMTGAGMMDCKKALQEADGDFDKAVDILRKQGQKVAAKRADNAVSEGTVLIKISEDGTNGKLIALACETEPVSNVEDFKNLAQSILDKAVSDNISDKEALLSATLADGRPVSEHIVDLVGKLGEKLEIIAYENVTADKVVPYIHSNGKLGVLVAFEGANDADVSELGKDVAMQIAAMKPIALDKDGIDAATIEREIEVGKEQARAEGKPEAMLEKIAQGKLQKFYKDNTLLNQEFVKDGSLTIRQLLEKTAKGLNVKTFKRIAIGG
- a CDS encoding RNA polymerase sigma factor, producing the protein MIEPSTHTTRRTLSDEELIRLFLTSRDNAHFERLYKRYVVKVHQKCLTLIKDPVLAQDLTQEVFYKLHQKLDTFRQSARFSTWLYSITYNMCMDQVRISGRNIINLHGDMTEFEDASEDLMLDEGELSIDMLRSALTKLKLDERAMLYMKYLDNKSIRDIAQIFEINESAVKMRLMRCREKLRKKYFQSLHFN
- a CDS encoding DUF3078 domain-containing protein; the encoded protein is MNLQLKPVLLACAIFMSAALAGHAQNTVDLTNAINAARFKAAKDTVWKKMEFGANLNQGSFSSNWTGGGVNSVAVGLMFNALSERKQGKNAWRNDFQSQYGVVRNKGQQSRKNLDRIFFDTKYNRELSHKWSLFANLNLLSQFAPGYDYQTIGDSISIKRKVSGLFSPAYLTEAVGIEFRPVPYFFLDFAPGALRQTIVADKDLYVNTPDQKNYGVPIGKTVRTEAALIQLVANFDKDIAKNVNLKFRYLMYSSFRDPLNADQRLDAMLTAKINKYVNVNLGAILVYDEDQSDRIQFAQALSIGFLYSF
- the murD gene encoding UDP-N-acetylmuramoyl-L-alanine--D-glutamate ligase; the protein is MQNKVTILGGGESGVGAAILAAAQGFEVFLSDSGPISDKYLAILDEREIFFEQGGHSPARILESDLVIKSPGIPDSVPLVRALLDKGTPVISEIEFASRYTNARLIAITGSNGKTTTTLLTYHLLKTAGLQVGLAGNVGDSFAWQVAEQHFDHYVLEVSSFQLDNIDKFRPYISILLNITPDHLDRYGYEFQNYVDSKFNIIRNQTPDDFLIYFDGSDVIKKELEKRAVQPEPVAISIEHEVQAGSYLSGNTLISQIQGRKFEQSFSELPVKGPHNAINALAAISAAMLVGIEENVIQEGMKSFKNAPHRLEEVAVSAGVTYINDSKATNVDSVYYALGSFDKPVILIAGGVDKGNDYDQIRDMVQDKVKGLIILGKKIDKLRDYFSGIVSEIYPTQDIQDAVRKAREWSNPGDIVLLSPACASFDLFKNYEDRGDQFKAAVRSMIGE
- a CDS encoding FtsW/RodA/SpoVE family cell cycle protein — translated: MNFLQKLREDTQVWFIKNLKGDPWIWGTCIVMLFWSVVVVYSASVKDAYSQMGGNTEYFLYKHVLLCIISLVVMYFVHKIPYIKFVYVTRLALWSSILLLLFTLFFGTSVNEAARWIEIPVIGQRFQPSEWAKVALIAHLSLILARHIKGGWNTRELLLEPLALVALVCGLIFSSNVSTAVMLAGICFMLMFVGKVPVQYLLFTMLGLVFFAACAILLKKTQRSGTAQSRIATFLDNDVVVYQSQQSYMAMARGGLYGEGVAKSRQRRFLPEPQKDFIFAVAVEEYGTLGGSFLIVLYLILLYRGLKAIEATKRPFGGLLSAGLTFVIVSQAFSAMAVTVGLVPVTGQTLPFFSQGGTSLIFTGISMGMILSVSRGEIVEEKRI